The following proteins are encoded in a genomic region of Pyrinomonadaceae bacterium:
- a CDS encoding S8 family serine peptidase: MKVVRTSLAALALIVFASASFAAPKIDSELASRLKVAQPGMQLGVILTFHGDKVADSQIAAVRGLGITAGIRMRNFPIVFVNATPMQIRQMTSWSQLRSIYLNAPVQLYLNQTKPLIGVDRLRTDPDLTKRNSGMPVSGRGITIAINDTGVDGTHPDVEYDALDPMRKTIQNVLVNMNDKDGLLVRPNTLGNPLLGILPPVYVEDVINTDSHGGHGTHVASTAAGSGIASGGLYQGVAPGANILGLGSGAGLFIIGQIAAFDYCFTNQFRYNIRVVNNSWGNSAVAVDPDHPINVASRILHDQAHIVVIFANGNDGPDANSQNRWASMPWVINVGAATKEGRLAGFSSRGLFGTDLHPSIVTPGTGGSTGSGLSSAVIAARARVNPAANGLHTDAEIPAAFVANYTQISGTSMAAPHLAGVVANILSANPSLTPDDVKALIERTATPLTVYDQFEAGAGMANVHAAVDAAYNPSKAYGNFGFTGKGLSVTRLDGERIQSTVVSGGSNTHNIIVPPNARYTFVQLDWGGSIGEDEVLVDNTQVVANDMSLTVLRGSQQLAASDDINAGGLFGAREGITLEFPAADLLTARVEAGLFGAGMVADQPYRLTVTHYLYDPTEINDIGILDEASRLKAYRLVYDRVMFTSAGSFRPEAELTRMELGRALMFAARVPQFIPNQPSFSDLTPASPDALVAESLRREGVMGAGTGSFAPSATVSRLEQAVALVRALRLDTQARALANSNVTKGGQVLTDNAEIPGSLRGYVQIAIDKGLMEAFPAEVRQIAPGQFQAIPGPRFEPGRVVKRAEFLHPASRLINLMFGE, from the coding sequence ATGAAAGTCGTACGCACCAGCTTAGCCGCCTTAGCGCTGATAGTTTTTGCGAGCGCAAGTTTTGCGGCGCCAAAAATCGATTCGGAGTTGGCGTCACGGCTGAAGGTCGCACAACCAGGTATGCAGCTCGGCGTTATTCTGACTTTCCACGGTGACAAAGTAGCGGACTCGCAAATCGCGGCCGTTCGCGGACTCGGCATTACGGCCGGGATTCGCATGAGGAACTTTCCGATTGTCTTTGTTAACGCAACACCTATGCAGATTCGGCAAATGACAAGCTGGAGCCAGTTGCGCTCGATTTATCTCAATGCGCCGGTACAGCTTTATCTTAATCAGACGAAGCCCTTGATTGGGGTGGACCGTCTGCGCACCGACCCCGACTTAACCAAACGAAACAGCGGCATGCCCGTCTCAGGCCGTGGGATTACTATCGCGATCAACGATACGGGCGTTGACGGCACGCACCCGGATGTTGAGTACGACGCGCTCGACCCGATGCGAAAGACCATTCAAAACGTCCTCGTCAACATGAACGACAAGGACGGATTGCTGGTGCGGCCGAATACACTCGGCAACCCGCTCCTGGGAATCCTCCCGCCGGTTTATGTCGAGGATGTGATTAATACCGACTCGCACGGCGGCCACGGAACTCATGTCGCTAGTACCGCGGCCGGCTCCGGCATAGCGAGCGGCGGCCTTTATCAAGGTGTTGCTCCGGGCGCGAACATACTCGGACTCGGCTCAGGCGCAGGTCTGTTCATCATCGGGCAGATTGCCGCGTTCGACTACTGCTTCACAAATCAGTTTCGCTACAACATCCGCGTGGTCAACAACTCGTGGGGTAACTCAGCAGTAGCAGTTGATCCGGATCATCCGATTAATGTAGCCAGCCGTATCCTGCATGACCAGGCGCACATTGTCGTGATCTTCGCCAACGGCAACGACGGTCCGGATGCGAACTCGCAGAATCGTTGGGCGTCGATGCCCTGGGTCATCAACGTGGGCGCGGCGACGAAAGAGGGACGCCTCGCCGGTTTTTCTTCGCGTGGGCTCTTCGGCACTGATCTTCATCCGTCGATCGTAACGCCGGGAACAGGCGGTTCGACGGGTTCGGGTTTGAGCAGCGCGGTGATTGCCGCTCGTGCGCGGGTCAATCCCGCGGCCAATGGCCTGCACACTGATGCTGAAATTCCCGCGGCCTTCGTCGCTAATTACACACAGATCAGCGGCACTTCGATGGCGGCCCCGCATCTGGCCGGAGTCGTAGCCAACATCCTTTCCGCCAACCCATCGCTCACACCTGACGATGTGAAGGCTTTAATCGAGCGGACCGCGACGCCGCTCACTGTCTACGATCAGTTTGAAGCCGGCGCCGGTATGGCGAACGTTCACGCGGCTGTGGATGCTGCTTACAACCCGTCCAAGGCCTACGGTAACTTCGGATTTACCGGGAAAGGTTTGTCGGTTACGCGACTCGATGGTGAAAGAATTCAATCGACGGTGGTGTCAGGAGGAAGTAATACGCACAACATCATCGTTCCCCCTAACGCCCGCTACACTTTTGTGCAGCTCGACTGGGGCGGATCGATTGGCGAAGACGAGGTATTAGTTGATAACACCCAAGTTGTCGCCAACGATATGTCGCTGACAGTTCTGCGCGGCAGTCAACAACTTGCGGCTTCGGACGATATTAATGCCGGTGGACTGTTCGGCGCGCGCGAAGGCATCACGCTGGAATTTCCAGCGGCAGACTTACTCACGGCACGCGTTGAGGCCGGTTTATTCGGCGCCGGAATGGTGGCCGACCAACCCTACCGCCTTACCGTTACGCATTATCTTTACGATCCCACGGAGATTAACGACATCGGGATACTGGACGAAGCCTCTCGCTTGAAAGCTTATCGCCTCGTCTACGACCGCGTCATGTTCACAAGCGCGGGGAGCTTCAGGCCTGAAGCAGAATTGACGCGGATGGAATTGGGCCGCGCCCTGATGTTTGCCGCCCGTGTACCACAATTCATTCCAAACCAACCGAGCTTCTCTGATCTCACCCCAGCGTCGCCCGACGCCCTCGTCGCCGAATCGCTTAGGCGCGAGGGCGTAATGGGCGCAGGCACCGGATCGTTCGCGCCGTCCGCAACGGTTTCTCGGCTTGAACAGGCTGTGGCTTTAGTTCGCGCGTTGCGACTCGATACTCAAGCGAGAGCTCTGGCGAATAGCAATGTGACTAAGGGCGGGCAAGTTCTAACCGACAACGCCGAAATACCCGGTAGTCTTCGCGGCTATGTGCAGATTGCGATCGACAAAGGCTTGATGGAAGCGTTCCCGGCTGAAGTGCGACAGATTGCACCCGGACAATTCCAGGCCATACCCGGTCCGCGTTTTGAGCCAGGCCGCGTCGTCAAGAGAGCAGAGTTTCTTCACCCCGCATCGCGACTGATTAACCTGATGTTCGGCGAATAG
- a CDS encoding S8 family serine peptidase — translation MLEKNSQLRAILTALVVVAVAAVVLSRALTAPASAGVNTVSVIVELRDEPGAVYKARTEKSGGTVSQDQLRAYRDGLTAKQNAFLTSLAGKGISATLVSRDVKNYDGNIAATMPLRYSLVYNGMALKVSQNSIGALRNMPEVKSVHADETLITTLNNSVSYIGAPKVYGNAAELTQFDTLNEGYEGQGMYVSIIDTGIDWTHPMFGGDPTPPRLAVMPAGPTQANTNKKVVYYLPLTDLAVEDGFGHGTHVAATVAGYLSQTLDGVRLHGVAPQAKLMSYKVCSDIKSTVSQVQPIGGCESSDTMMALEDSVSPFTLNNPLLPKPVAHVINMSLGGGGGPDNPTAVAASNAALMGTVVVASSGNSGPGEGTTGSPAAGTHVISVGANTHPGSAGSVWSVDVPGNARMKLLPMQGSPAPASPITAKYVYVDSATSPGIFPANVSGRIALVKDWTGGTFFDMSTQATAAGAVALIFIREDGANAVKTTIPAAVISTANGQAMINALSASDNDNPANGAISDYDVTLNGFLGGSFMGDMASFSSRGPVRGLGQIKPDISAPGVAVLAACPPASLLGALAAAANPTSPNYIAIDGTSMSSPHAAGAVTLIKQAHLNWSPDVIRTVLINTATNMRDQSGATKPDGPDADSIIAQGGGLIDVPHAVNARAAMGVTGDGISQPGILGSYSFGEVPVVNNRITHTAPITVTIRDLSGQGGTYNLNVANNRDLQLAGISVTTSQSSVSVPANGSATFTVNAAFDGDQIRDVMAAKTVGTQVIFEKIQMQWFVTATSGNESLRMPFFFRPGASLPAQPNVQTLNQTATVPTGAYGVPVAEGVTEVSVPFEVSASTFQIEADLEWFTRPTGSQEDIDYELLDPDGNVIASSGGPAGASESVKVRVNRGGTYVHRVLGFVNAATDVNITTRLTKGPAAPAAQTIPGDFVDSQSRNVDFDGSFTLSWTGVGGEQGYEVQQSSTSNPDWQTIATVDAGTTSHNLTNLTNDTYSFRIRGIHPGQIGKFVTNAGNEVSVLVDQRSKVDITNLVTQAISNVSLSGGVFQLDLAMTSNSTQTYIPHVDLNVVGVNAASGTVKVINADNGKDGKSAANAALFSYSQKLGADQLFSPAEVSGTRSLRFQDSTSEMFTFDVIVTAYLASGTGGAGTQGAAAPPPAGGGSGSGLTGQLPLTKVTGVMRFTANPLTKKVTASLIKLN, via the coding sequence ATGTTGGAAAAGAATTCTCAGTTGCGCGCGATATTAACCGCGCTGGTTGTTGTAGCCGTGGCCGCCGTTGTCCTGAGCCGAGCGCTGACTGCTCCTGCAAGCGCGGGCGTTAACACGGTTTCGGTCATCGTCGAATTGCGGGACGAACCCGGTGCTGTTTACAAGGCCCGGACGGAGAAGTCCGGCGGCACGGTGTCGCAGGATCAGCTCAGGGCTTATCGCGATGGGTTGACCGCTAAGCAGAATGCTTTTCTGACGTCGTTGGCCGGCAAAGGCATCAGCGCGACGCTGGTCTCGCGCGACGTAAAGAATTACGACGGCAACATCGCGGCGACTATGCCGCTGCGCTACTCGCTGGTTTACAACGGCATGGCCTTGAAAGTTAGCCAGAATTCCATTGGCGCTCTTCGCAACATGCCCGAAGTTAAGAGCGTACACGCGGACGAAACACTCATCACGACGCTCAACAACAGCGTCTCGTATATCGGCGCTCCCAAAGTTTACGGGAATGCCGCTGAGCTAACTCAGTTCGACACGCTGAACGAGGGTTACGAAGGCCAGGGCATGTATGTGTCGATTATCGATACCGGCATCGATTGGACGCACCCGATGTTCGGCGGCGATCCCACGCCGCCGCGCTTGGCGGTAATGCCGGCGGGACCGACGCAGGCAAATACGAACAAGAAAGTCGTTTACTACCTGCCGCTCACAGATCTCGCCGTTGAAGATGGTTTCGGTCACGGCACGCACGTCGCCGCCACCGTCGCGGGCTATCTGTCGCAAACGCTGGATGGAGTTCGGCTGCACGGCGTCGCGCCGCAGGCGAAGCTCATGTCTTACAAAGTTTGCAGCGACATTAAATCAACGGTCAGCCAGGTTCAGCCCATCGGCGGTTGCGAATCTTCGGACACCATGATGGCGCTGGAAGATTCGGTCTCGCCGTTCACGCTAAACAATCCGCTGTTGCCAAAGCCGGTGGCTCACGTGATCAACATGAGCCTCGGGGGCGGTGGCGGTCCGGATAATCCGACGGCAGTTGCCGCCAGCAACGCGGCCCTGATGGGCACGGTCGTGGTTGCCTCGTCCGGAAACTCGGGCCCGGGAGAAGGCACAACGGGATCGCCCGCGGCGGGTACTCACGTGATCTCGGTCGGCGCGAACACCCATCCGGGCAGCGCCGGTTCAGTTTGGTCGGTAGACGTGCCGGGCAATGCGCGCATGAAGCTCCTCCCGATGCAGGGATCACCAGCCCCCGCGTCTCCAATTACGGCCAAGTACGTGTATGTCGACAGCGCTACCAGCCCGGGAATATTTCCCGCGAATGTGAGCGGGCGCATCGCCCTGGTCAAAGACTGGACCGGCGGGACCTTTTTCGACATGTCCACGCAGGCGACTGCAGCTGGTGCTGTGGCACTAATCTTCATTCGTGAAGATGGCGCAAACGCGGTCAAGACAACGATACCGGCGGCGGTGATCTCCACTGCGAATGGCCAGGCGATGATCAACGCGCTATCGGCCAGCGACAACGACAACCCCGCAAACGGCGCCATCTCGGATTACGACGTCACGCTGAACGGGTTTCTTGGTGGCAGCTTCATGGGAGATATGGCGAGCTTCAGCTCGCGCGGTCCGGTCCGCGGACTCGGTCAGATCAAGCCTGACATTTCAGCCCCCGGCGTGGCGGTGCTGGCAGCTTGTCCGCCGGCGTCTCTTCTGGGCGCCTTGGCCGCAGCCGCGAATCCAACTTCTCCGAACTACATCGCGATCGACGGCACATCAATGTCTTCACCGCATGCAGCCGGAGCGGTCACTCTGATCAAGCAAGCTCATTTGAACTGGTCGCCCGATGTCATTCGCACGGTGCTCATCAACACCGCGACGAACATGCGCGATCAATCTGGCGCCACCAAGCCCGACGGGCCGGATGCCGATTCGATCATCGCGCAGGGCGGCGGTCTGATTGACGTCCCACACGCCGTCAATGCCAGGGCAGCAATGGGCGTGACCGGTGACGGCATCAGCCAGCCGGGCATTCTCGGCAGCTATTCGTTCGGTGAAGTGCCGGTCGTCAACAATCGCATTACGCACACCGCTCCAATCACAGTCACGATCCGTGACTTGTCCGGCCAGGGTGGCACTTACAACCTGAACGTCGCGAACAATCGTGACCTTCAGTTAGCGGGCATCAGCGTAACGACCTCGCAGTCATCCGTGAGCGTACCGGCAAATGGCTCGGCGACGTTCACGGTCAACGCCGCGTTCGACGGCGATCAGATCCGCGACGTAATGGCCGCCAAGACTGTCGGGACGCAAGTAATCTTTGAAAAGATCCAGATGCAATGGTTCGTGACCGCGACCAGCGGCAACGAATCGCTGCGCATGCCTTTCTTCTTCCGTCCCGGCGCAAGTCTTCCGGCCCAGCCCAATGTGCAGACGCTGAATCAAACCGCCACCGTGCCGACCGGCGCTTACGGTGTGCCAGTGGCAGAGGGCGTTACGGAAGTTAGCGTGCCGTTTGAGGTCAGCGCCTCGACGTTCCAAATCGAAGCGGACTTGGAATGGTTCACCCGGCCAACCGGGAGCCAGGAAGACATCGATTACGAACTGCTGGATCCTGATGGAAACGTGATCGCCAGCTCTGGTGGTCCGGCCGGCGCGTCTGAATCGGTCAAAGTTCGAGTTAACCGTGGCGGTACCTATGTGCATCGCGTCCTGGGTTTCGTCAATGCGGCCACTGACGTCAACATCACAACCAGACTTACGAAGGGACCGGCAGCGCCCGCCGCGCAGACGATCCCTGGTGACTTCGTTGATTCACAGAGCCGCAACGTAGATTTCGACGGCTCGTTCACGTTGAGCTGGACGGGTGTTGGTGGCGAGCAGGGCTACGAGGTTCAACAGTCCAGCACGTCAAATCCTGACTGGCAAACTATCGCCACCGTCGATGCCGGCACGACGAGCCATAACCTCACGAACCTGACGAACGACACTTACTCGTTCCGGATTCGGGGAATTCATCCGGGCCAGATCGGCAAGTTCGTCACGAACGCCGGTAACGAGGTCAGTGTGCTGGTCGATCAACGATCGAAAGTCGACATCACCAATCTGGTGACGCAGGCGATATCGAATGTTTCACTCAGCGGCGGTGTCTTCCAACTCGATCTCGCGATGACCAGCAACTCGACTCAGACCTACATCCCGCATGTCGATTTGAACGTTGTCGGAGTTAACGCGGCGAGCGGGACCGTCAAGGTCATCAATGCCGACAACGGCAAAGACGGAAAGAGTGCGGCGAATGCGGCTCTGTTCAGCTACTCGCAAAAACTCGGCGCGGATCAGCTATTCAGTCCCGCTGAGGTTTCCGGCACGCGCAGCTTGCGGTTCCAGGACAGCACCTCCGAGATGTTCACTTTCGACGTCATCGTGACTGCCTATCTCGCAAGTGGCACCGGCGGCGCGGGGACTCAAGGTGCCGCAGCTCCGCCTCCTGCCGGCGGCGGTTCCGGCAGCGGCCTGACCGGTCAGTTACCGCTGACGAAAGTAACTGGGGTGATGCGCTTCACCGCTAATCCTCTTACTAAGAAAGTAACTGCATCGCTCATCAAGTTGAACTGA